A window of Bacteroidota bacterium contains these coding sequences:
- a CDS encoding polysaccharide deacetylase family protein yields the protein MLLLYTHQITSRIRYTFNLIFKTVLEIEFEITTDAEKFKTYDEAKISYTKKPIADELFFQSEDLLFENGIRNIFQLPSDNFALAFFLTTRYEEYLPFEADKYGRFSAKKSFSYNLLHKPTVNLSAKEIQKKISERYSDFNFPEKKYSYQPSIDIDNAYAYKGKSFTRTLGGYARAISKSDKEDFAKRKNVLSGKEKDPYDTYDFQFSLHKKYHLKPVYFFLLGDWAENDKNLPHTNPLMQALIKNISQSYALGIHPSFASNKNPEKISIEKERLKKISGKEIIKSRQHFLILKFPQTYQNLIASGITDDFTMGFADEIGFRAGICTPYKWYDLEKEEETNLIIHPFAVMDGTLNNYLKLSPEQALEKVKAIIQEIKNVNGEFISIWHNETLSDWREWKGWKDVYEKIIQLAQ from the coding sequence ATGCTGCTCCTCTACACACATCAGATTACCAGCCGGATTCGCTATACGTTCAATTTAATTTTCAAAACTGTTTTGGAAATTGAATTTGAAATTACAACGGATGCGGAAAAATTTAAAACGTATGATGAAGCAAAAATCTCCTACACGAAAAAACCCATTGCAGATGAATTATTTTTTCAAAGTGAAGATTTGCTTTTTGAAAATGGGATTAGAAATATTTTTCAACTCCCTTCAGACAATTTTGCTCTTGCTTTTTTTCTCACAACCCGCTATGAAGAATATCTTCCTTTCGAAGCGGATAAATATGGGCGATTTTCTGCTAAGAAATCTTTTTCTTACAATCTTCTTCACAAGCCAACTGTAAATCTGTCTGCAAAAGAAATTCAAAAAAAAATCTCTGAGCGATATTCAGATTTTAATTTCCCTGAAAAAAAATATTCTTATCAGCCGAGTATTGATATAGATAATGCGTATGCATATAAAGGAAAAAGTTTTACAAGAACTCTTGGCGGTTATGCGCGCGCCATTTCAAAATCGGATAAAGAAGATTTTGCAAAAAGAAAAAATGTTTTATCCGGAAAAGAAAAAGATCCGTATGATACATACGATTTTCAATTTTCTCTTCATAAAAAATATCATCTGAAGCCGGTTTATTTTTTTCTTCTCGGTGATTGGGCGGAGAATGATAAAAATCTTCCGCATACAAATCCGTTGATGCAAGCGCTGATAAAAAATATTTCGCAAAGTTATGCATTAGGAATTCATCCTTCGTTTGCTTCAAATAAAAATCCGGAAAAGATTTCAATTGAAAAAGAAAGGTTGAAGAAGATTTCCGGAAAGGAAATTATTAAAAGCCGCCAGCATTTTTTGATTTTAAAATTTCCGCAGACATACCAAAACTTAATCGCTTCGGGGATTACGGATGATTTTACCATGGGCTTTGCGGATGAAATTGGTTTTCGTGCGGGCATTTGTACGCCCTATAAATGGTATGATTTGGAAAAAGAAGAAGAAACAAATCTCATCATCCATCCGTTCGCAGTGATGGACGGCACATTGAATAATTATTTAAAACTTTCTCCCGAACAGGCACTGGAAAAAGTAAAAGCAATTATTCAGGAAATAAAAAATGTGAACGGAGAATTTATTTCCATCTGGCATAATGAAACGCTGAGTGACTGGCGCGAATGGAAAGGATGGAAAGATGTTTACGAAAAAATAATTCAACTTGCGCAATGA
- the trxA gene encoding thioredoxin: protein MAVEITDANFDEVVLKSDKPVLVDLWAEWCGPCRMVGPIVEELAKEYDGKAVVGKLNVDFNPNVSMKFGIRSIPTLLFFKNGQLVDRQVGAVPKPVLEGKLKAQL, encoded by the coding sequence ATGGCAGTAGAAATCACAGACGCAAACTTTGACGAGGTAGTTCTCAAATCAGATAAACCTGTGCTCGTAGATTTATGGGCAGAATGGTGTGGGCCATGCCGAATGGTGGGTCCGATTGTGGAAGAACTCGCAAAAGAATATGACGGCAAAGCCGTTGTCGGAAAATTAAATGTTGATTTCAACCCGAATGTTTCTATGAAATTCGGAATCCGCAGCATTCCTACTCTTCTCTTTTTTAAAAACGGGCAGTTGGTAGATAGGCAAGTGGGAGCAGTTCCCAAACCTGTGCTGGAAGGGAAATTGAAAGCACAACTTTAA
- a CDS encoding DUF2079 domain-containing protein: MRKLFPDTISRLQFFCVIFFAIVYSLLSLVNHYNFRTYAYDLGLMNNALWDYSHFRFNDCMLLQPELKNYLSEHFEIVIMFLSPFVYMFGTYTLLIFQIAFILFGGFGVYKYIKEVSTDEKISFLAQLHFYFFYGIFSALSFDFHNNVLGAMFVPWFFYFFHLRKWKQATLFFLLIVLAKENMPLWLAFICAGISLLYWKNKVQRTAAIIFSLSAFILFLLIVQLIMPALSNAGEEYVQFRSNYSSVGTTISEISETIFSKPIYVLKLLFLNLSGNLLGDNQKMESWIFVLLSGGILFVIRPQFLVMLIPIFAQKMFHNDYLKWGIGSHYSIEFAPICSIGVFYVITQFKNENWKKYFAYAITALCLVVTIRSFDRTYTYFDRDRHRIYQSWHYKKDYDVAEAHRALKLIPENAKVSAQSPFVPHLAFREYIYQFPVINDAEYIVVSSEEFFYPLNKESFAVQLAMLESSKEWEKIYERNGMVIWKRKIILPE, encoded by the coding sequence ATGAGAAAACTATTTCCTGATACGATTTCGCGTTTACAGTTTTTTTGTGTCATTTTTTTTGCAATAGTTTATTCTCTGCTCTCGCTTGTTAATCACTATAACTTCCGCACGTATGCCTATGATTTGGGATTGATGAATAATGCACTTTGGGATTATTCTCATTTTCGGTTTAATGACTGCATGCTGCTTCAGCCAGAATTAAAAAATTACCTGAGCGAGCATTTTGAAATTGTCATCATGTTTCTTTCTCCGTTTGTTTATATGTTCGGAACCTACACGCTGCTTATTTTTCAGATTGCATTTATTTTGTTCGGGGGATTTGGAGTTTATAAATACATTAAAGAAGTTTCTACGGATGAGAAAATTTCTTTCTTAGCGCAACTGCATTTTTATTTTTTCTATGGAATTTTTTCTGCGCTGAGTTTTGATTTTCATAATAATGTTTTGGGCGCCATGTTTGTCCCTTGGTTTTTTTATTTCTTTCACCTGAGAAAATGGAAACAAGCAACTTTATTTTTTCTTCTGATAGTGCTTGCAAAAGAAAATATGCCGCTGTGGCTCGCGTTTATCTGCGCAGGGATTTCTCTTTTATATTGGAAAAATAAAGTTCAGCGCACAGCTGCTATTATTTTTTCTCTTTCCGCCTTCATTCTTTTTCTTTTGATTGTTCAACTAATTATGCCCGCGCTTTCCAATGCAGGCGAAGAATATGTGCAGTTCAGAAGTAATTATTCTTCGGTGGGAACAACTATCAGTGAAATTTCAGAAACTATTTTTTCAAAACCAATTTACGTTTTGAAATTACTTTTTCTGAATCTATCCGGGAATCTTCTTGGTGATAATCAGAAAATGGAATCGTGGATTTTTGTTTTGCTTTCGGGAGGAATTCTATTTGTTATCCGCCCGCAGTTTTTAGTAATGCTCATTCCCATCTTTGCGCAAAAAATGTTTCACAACGATTATTTGAAATGGGGAATCGGCTCGCATTATTCCATTGAGTTTGCTCCCATTTGTTCCATCGGAGTATTTTATGTAATAACTCAATTTAAAAATGAAAATTGGAAAAAATATTTTGCGTATGCGATTACTGCTCTTTGTCTTGTAGTCACCATTCGGAGTTTTGACCGCACCTATACTTATTTTGACCGCGACCGGCACCGCATTTACCAATCGTGGCATTATAAAAAGGATTACGATGTGGCGGAAGCACACCGCGCGCTGAAATTAATTCCGGAAAATGCAAAAGTGAGCGCGCAGTCGCCTTTTGTTCCGCATCTTGCTTTCCGCGAGTATATTTACCAGTTCCCTGTAATCAACGATGCGGAATATATTGTGGTTTCATCGGAAGAATTTTTTTATCCGCTCAATAAAGAATCTTTTGCTGTGCAACTGGCAATGCTGGAGAGTTCTAAAGAGTGGGAGAAAATTTATGAGAGGAACGGAATGGTGATTTGGAAAAGAAAAATTATTTTACCAGAATAA
- the wecB gene encoding UDP-N-acetylglucosamine 2-epimerase (non-hydrolyzing) — translation MKILTVIGARPQFIKAAALSRAIRNKFSDKIQEIIVHTGQHYDDNMSRVFFEEMQIPHENYNLQVGSDSHGKQTATMISGIEELLLKEKPDCVVLYGDTNSTLSGTIAAVKIHVPVVHIEAGLRSFNKSMPEEINRILCDHCSTLLFSPTKKGYKNLLKEGFPEFNQRPYTADNPKIFHCGDIMYDNAIYFSELAEKKSDIINQYGLSQGNFILATIHRNNNTDDPERFASVFLSLNKISLENKLKIVLPLHPRTSKALQSNLKQEVFEAIRSNNNFVLMPPASFLEMIVLEKNCMLVCTDSGGVQKESFFFRKPCIILRPETEWVELVESGTAIITDVDEKKIQFAFTQFKNKKNLSFPPIFGDGHASEFICGEIVKNFSK, via the coding sequence ATAAAAATTCTCACAGTCATTGGCGCGCGTCCGCAATTTATCAAAGCAGCCGCATTGAGTCGCGCTATCCGGAATAAATTTTCTGATAAGATTCAGGAAATAATTGTACACACCGGCCAGCATTACGATGATAATATGTCGCGCGTGTTCTTCGAGGAAATGCAAATTCCTCATGAGAATTATAATTTGCAGGTTGGTTCCGATTCGCACGGAAAGCAAACTGCCACTATGATTTCCGGAATTGAAGAATTGCTTCTGAAAGAAAAACCGGATTGCGTTGTTTTATATGGCGACACCAATTCAACTCTTTCAGGCACAATTGCCGCTGTGAAAATTCATGTTCCTGTTGTGCACATTGAAGCGGGCTTGCGTTCGTTCAACAAATCCATGCCCGAAGAAATCAACCGCATTCTTTGCGACCACTGCTCCACGCTTTTATTTTCTCCTACGAAAAAAGGATATAAAAATCTTTTGAAGGAAGGTTTTCCCGAATTTAACCAGCGGCCTTATACGGCAGACAATCCGAAAATTTTTCATTGCGGAGATATCATGTATGATAACGCAATTTATTTTTCCGAACTTGCCGAAAAAAAATCGGATATAATAAATCAATATGGATTGTCTCAGGGAAATTTTATTCTTGCAACTATTCATAGAAATAATAATACAGATGACCCCGAACGTTTCGCTTCCGTTTTTCTCTCGCTGAATAAAATTTCTCTGGAAAATAAACTGAAAATTGTTTTGCCGCTTCATCCGCGCACATCAAAAGCGCTGCAAAGCAATCTGAAGCAGGAAGTGTTTGAAGCCATTCGTTCCAACAATAATTTTGTGTTGATGCCTCCCGCTTCTTTTTTGGAAATGATTGTGCTGGAAAAAAACTGCATGTTGGTTTGTACCGATTCAGGCGGAGTGCAGAAAGAATCTTTTTTCTTCCGCAAGCCCTGCATTATTCTTCGCCCCGAAACCGAATGGGTGGAACTGGTGGAAAGCGGAACGGCAATCATCACCGATGTGGATGAAAAGAAAATTCAATTTGCTTTTACGCAGTTCAAGAATAAAAAAAATCTTTCGTTCCCTCCGATTTTTGGAGACGGACACGCGTCAGAATTTATCTGCGGAGAGATTGTGAAAAATTTTTCCAAGTAA
- a CDS encoding T9SS type A sorting domain-containing protein produces MKSLSNFSESSKNIFSLRILLLAYFTLCFFIFSFSQPGTWVAVYGGMNYDRGQGICQTPDSGFIIGATTSSYGMGSTDFYLLKINSAGKYEWQNTIGGINIENCFSIQPASDSGFILCGYTNELGTYDAYIVKTDSQGNFQWQKTFGGTDWDFTYWAEQTNDGGYILAGETYSFGNNAQAYLVKTNSSGDTLWTKAFGNSNEDVFNEVHQTSDGGFIAGGYTRTSLGDLDFYLLKTNSQGNWQWDTTFGGTADDACNSLTICMDGGFLLGGYSIVGTLKKKSFIKTNAKGNLLNSNIDIAGTGNREIFRIRENKEGEYYTVGWTDAVASDGKDISFDKWNTGYGYLGGGTTGGQYDEEAYDILETSDSGYVLVGYTGTYGTGTDNIIIVRMNKNMNYNSTINSYVSVNELAEKDDDATIFPNPTQDKFYFSLNYPFSEIRIFNLLGESVFELKNAPSSGEINISFLPVGIYTLDFFSKELSARKKIILVK; encoded by the coding sequence GTGAAATCACTATCAAATTTTTCCGAAAGTAGCAAAAATATTTTTTCTCTTAGAATATTATTGCTTGCTTATTTTACATTATGCTTTTTTATTTTTTCCTTTTCACAGCCAGGCACATGGGTTGCTGTTTATGGCGGAATGAATTATGACAGAGGACAGGGAATTTGCCAAACACCTGACAGTGGTTTTATAATTGGCGCGACAACGAGCAGCTATGGAATGGGTAGTACAGATTTTTATCTTTTGAAAATTAACAGCGCGGGAAAATATGAATGGCAAAATACTATTGGGGGAATTAATATTGAAAACTGTTTTTCAATTCAACCAGCAAGCGATTCAGGATTTATTCTTTGCGGATATACTAATGAGTTGGGTACGTATGATGCGTATATTGTAAAAACAGATTCGCAGGGAAATTTTCAATGGCAAAAAACTTTTGGGGGAACTGATTGGGACTTTACTTATTGGGCAGAGCAAACAAATGATGGCGGATACATTCTTGCAGGAGAAACATATAGTTTCGGAAATAATGCTCAGGCATATCTTGTCAAAACCAATTCTTCCGGTGACACACTCTGGACAAAAGCATTTGGCAATTCAAATGAAGATGTATTTAATGAAGTTCATCAAACTTCGGATGGTGGATTTATTGCAGGAGGATATACAAGAACTTCTCTTGGTGATTTGGATTTTTATCTTCTTAAAACAAATTCACAGGGTAATTGGCAATGGGATACAACTTTTGGCGGCACAGCCGATGATGCGTGTAATTCTTTAACTATTTGTATGGACGGAGGATTTTTGCTTGGTGGATATTCCATAGTAGGAACATTGAAAAAAAAATCTTTTATTAAAACAAATGCTAAGGGGAATTTACTTAATTCAAATATTGACATAGCAGGAACAGGCAACCGGGAAATTTTTCGCATCCGGGAAAATAAAGAAGGAGAATATTATACTGTTGGATGGACAGACGCAGTTGCAAGTGACGGGAAGGATATAAGTTTTGATAAATGGAACACCGGATACGGTTACTTGGGAGGCGGAACAACAGGAGGGCAATACGATGAAGAAGCATATGATATTTTGGAAACTTCAGATTCAGGTTATGTGCTCGTAGGTTATACAGGAACTTACGGAACCGGAACGGATAATATTATTATTGTCCGAATGAATAAAAACATGAATTATAACAGCACTATTAATTCCTATGTCTCAGTAAATGAATTGGCGGAAAAAGATGATGATGCAACTATTTTTCCAAATCCTACTCAAGACAAATTTTATTTTTCTTTGAATTATCCTTTTTCCGAGATAAGAATTTTTAATCTGCTTGGAGAAAGTGTTTTTGAATTAAAAAATGCACCAAGCTCCGGAGAAATTAATATTTCATTTTTACCAGTAGGAATTTATACTTTGGATTTTTTTTCAAAAGAACTTTCAGCCAGAAAAAAAATTATTCTGGTAAAATAA
- the mnmH gene encoding tRNA 2-selenouridine(34) synthase MnmH has translation MNVPLNIEEFIKLSEQFPVIDVRSPSEFGQGHIPNAHNIPLFDNEERAKVGTTYKQVGRHAAIKLGLEIVGPKLSSFVSEVEKIISEHSYKQLPTATAAATVLIHCWRGGMRSANFAWLLNLAGIKTFTLQKGYKAYRNFVLKSFEREVNLLILGGETGSGKTEILKKIGEAGEQIIDLENLAQHKGSAFGSLGEKQQPTQEQFENNLSFHLNKIDLSKRIFLEDESRSIGTCQIPNPLWEKMKQAPILRVKIPKEKRIERLLNDYGKFSKEELGNCILKIEKRLGPQHAKYALEELENGELRKVADITLSYYDKAYNYNHEKRNFKDVFIVECESADAALNAKKVIEFANQRKAKLYEKYEIQ, from the coding sequence GTGAATGTTCCTTTAAACATAGAAGAGTTTATAAAACTCTCCGAGCAATTTCCCGTAATTGATGTGCGCTCGCCTTCTGAATTTGGGCAAGGGCATATTCCAAACGCGCATAACATTCCACTATTCGATAACGAGGAGCGGGCAAAAGTGGGAACAACTTACAAACAGGTTGGAAGGCATGCCGCCATAAAACTCGGGCTTGAAATTGTGGGACCAAAACTTTCTTCTTTTGTTTCAGAAGTTGAAAAAATAATTTCAGAACATTCGTATAAACAACTGCCTACTGCTACTGCCGCTGCCACTGTATTAATACACTGCTGGCGCGGAGGAATGCGCAGCGCAAATTTTGCATGGCTGCTGAATCTTGCCGGGATAAAAACTTTCACGCTGCAAAAAGGATATAAAGCATATAGGAATTTTGTATTGAAAAGTTTTGAGCGGGAAGTAAATCTTCTTATTCTCGGAGGAGAAACCGGCAGCGGCAAAACAGAAATTCTGAAAAAGATTGGCGAAGCAGGCGAACAGATAATTGATTTGGAAAATCTCGCGCAGCACAAGGGTTCCGCATTTGGTTCGCTGGGAGAAAAGCAGCAGCCCACTCAGGAACAATTCGAAAATAATTTATCCTTTCATCTGAATAAAATTGATTTATCAAAAAGAATTTTTCTGGAAGACGAATCAAGAAGTATTGGCACTTGCCAGATTCCAAATCCGCTATGGGAAAAAATGAAACAAGCCCCGATTCTCAGAGTGAAAATTCCAAAAGAAAAAAGAATTGAACGGCTATTGAATGACTATGGAAAATTTTCAAAAGAAGAATTAGGTAATTGTATTCTGAAAATTGAAAAACGTCTCGGTCCGCAGCACGCAAAATACGCGCTCGAAGAATTGGAAAACGGAGAACTCAGAAAAGTTGCAGACATAACTCTTTCTTACTATGACAAAGCATACAACTATAATCACGAGAAAAGGAATTTCAAGGATGTATTTATTGTGGAATGCGAAAGTGCAGATGCAGCGTTGAATGCAAAAAAAGTAATTGAGTTCGCGAATCAGCGAAAAGCGAAACTATACGAAAAATACGAAATACAATGA
- the rpsT gene encoding 30S ribosomal protein S20: MATHKSAEKRNRASEAKRGRNRIRKNAVKAILKKIRTNKDKKTASEEYIKASSLLDKLAKSNLIHKNKAANLKSKLAKHVNALK; encoded by the coding sequence ATGGCAACACATAAGTCAGCAGAAAAACGCAACCGTGCGAGCGAAGCAAAACGCGGGCGCAACCGCATTCGCAAAAACGCAGTGAAAGCAATCCTAAAAAAAATTCGTACGAATAAGGATAAAAAAACCGCTTCCGAAGAATATATAAAAGCAAGTTCGCTTCTTGATAAACTTGCCAAGAGCAATCTTATTCATAAGAACAAAGCGGCAAATCTCAAATCGAAACTGGCGAAGCACGTTAATGCTTTGAAATAA
- the radC gene encoding DNA repair protein RadC — MEEVEKSFSIKSWAEEDRPREKLLLKGRHVLTDAELIAILIGSGTKKESAVELSKRILAELANNNLNELAKLSVQDLMRFNGIGEAKAISIVAALELGRRRKETDAAKREKIISSKDIYEIFRPLFLDLPHEEFHILLLNRTNLLIKKENVSKGGISGTVVDPKIIFKTALSYQASSIVLCHNHPSGNLKPSSEDISLTKKIKEAGAFLEIPILDHVIITDTGYFSFADEGMM, encoded by the coding sequence ATGGAAGAAGTTGAAAAATCATTTTCAATAAAAAGTTGGGCGGAAGAAGACCGTCCGCGAGAAAAACTTTTGCTGAAAGGAAGACATGTTCTCACCGATGCCGAACTCATTGCCATTCTCATCGGCTCTGGCACAAAAAAAGAATCTGCGGTTGAACTTTCAAAAAGAATTCTTGCTGAACTCGCGAATAATAATTTAAACGAACTCGCAAAACTTTCCGTTCAGGATTTAATGAGGTTTAACGGAATCGGAGAGGCAAAAGCAATTTCAATTGTCGCGGCTCTCGAACTCGGAAGAAGAAGAAAGGAAACTGACGCAGCGAAACGCGAAAAAATTATTTCGAGCAAAGACATTTATGAAATTTTTCGCCCCTTGTTTCTGGATTTGCCGCACGAAGAATTTCATATTCTGCTTCTGAACAGAACAAATCTTCTTATCAAAAAAGAAAACGTAAGCAAAGGCGGCATCTCAGGAACGGTGGTTGACCCGAAAATAATTTTCAAAACAGCTTTATCTTACCAGGCAAGTTCCATTGTGCTTTGCCATAATCATCCTTCGGGAAATCTGAAACCAAGTTCAGAAGATATTTCACTTACAAAAAAAATTAAAGAGGCGGGAGCATTTCTTGAAATTCCAATTCTCGACCATGTGATTATTACCGATACCGGTTATTTCAGTTTTGCAGATGAAGGCATGATGTAA
- a CDS encoding phosphatidylserine decarboxylase family protein — MIHKEGTPTIILTLSFIAILNALIFFLGGNDIVKWIGYSVSAFLLITVLQFFRNPPRKISANEKHILSPADGKVVVIEEVMEEEYFHDKRIQVSIFMSPVNVHANRYPISGKISYYKYHPGKYLVAWHPKSSTENERTTVVIAPALKGESILFKQIAGALARRIVFYGKENETVKQGEQCGFIKFGSRVDVLLPLGTKVNVKLGEAVKGGISIIAEL, encoded by the coding sequence ATGATTCACAAAGAAGGAACTCCGACTATTATTCTCACTTTAAGTTTTATTGCAATCCTCAATGCGCTTATTTTTTTTCTTGGCGGAAATGACATTGTAAAATGGATTGGATATTCTGTTTCTGCATTTCTTCTCATTACTGTTTTGCAGTTTTTCAGAAACCCTCCGAGAAAAATTTCTGCTAATGAAAAACATATTCTCTCTCCTGCCGATGGAAAAGTGGTGGTGATTGAAGAAGTAATGGAAGAAGAATATTTTCACGATAAAAGAATTCAGGTTTCCATTTTCATGTCTCCTGTGAATGTGCACGCAAACCGTTATCCTATCAGCGGAAAAATTTCTTACTATAAATATCATCCGGGAAAATATTTAGTGGCATGGCATCCGAAATCATCCACCGAGAATGAACGGACAACAGTGGTGATAGCCCCCGCCCTAAAGGGGGAAAGCATTTTATTCAAACAAATAGCAGGAGCATTAGCGCGAAGAATTGTTTTTTACGGAAAAGAAAATGAAACGGTAAAACAGGGCGAGCAATGCGGCTTCATCAAATTCGGTTCGCGCGTGGATGTGCTGCTTCCGCTCGGAACAAAAGTGAATGTAAAGTTGGGCGAAGCGGTGAAAGGAGGAATCAGCATTATTGCGGAACTCTGA
- the upp gene encoding uracil phosphoribosyltransferase, protein MMIHELSKQNSILSQFIAELRDMEMQKDAMRFRKNLERCGEICAYEISKKMAWKKIEVTTPLGISPASVLNEQPVIATILRAGIPFHQGMLNYFDKAESAFISAYRKHHKDGSWDVQVEYLSSPDINEKTLILCDPMLATGISIELVYKAMKRNGIPKHIHIASVIASAQGIDYIKKNLPTNISIWTCAVDEELTAQAYIVPGLGDAGDLAFGKKI, encoded by the coding sequence ATTATGATTCACGAACTCAGCAAACAAAATTCAATTCTCAGCCAGTTCATTGCGGAATTGCGCGATATGGAAATGCAGAAAGATGCCATGCGTTTCCGAAAAAACCTGGAGCGCTGCGGAGAAATCTGCGCGTATGAAATCAGCAAGAAGATGGCGTGGAAAAAAATTGAAGTTACCACTCCGCTAGGAATTTCTCCTGCTTCTGTTTTGAATGAACAACCCGTGATTGCAACAATTCTTCGCGCTGGAATTCCTTTTCACCAGGGAATGCTGAATTATTTTGACAAAGCCGAGAGCGCTTTTATTTCCGCTTACCGCAAACATCATAAGGATGGAAGTTGGGATGTGCAGGTGGAATATTTGTCTTCCCCCGACATAAATGAAAAAACTTTAATCCTCTGCGACCCGATGCTTGCAACCGGAATTTCGATTGAACTTGTTTACAAAGCCATGAAGCGAAACGGAATTCCGAAACACATTCACATTGCTTCGGTGATTGCGAGCGCGCAGGGAATTGATTACATTAAAAAAAATCTTCCCACAAATATTTCCATCTGGACTTGTGCAGTTGATGAAGAACTCACTGCGCAGGCGTATATTGTTCCGGGTTTAGGCGATGCAGGCGATTTGGCTTTCGGAAAAAAAATCTGA